From a region of the Streptomyces sp. B21-083 genome:
- the gndA gene encoding NADP-dependent phosphogluconate dehydrogenase — MKATAQIGVTGLAVMGRNLARNFARHGYTVALHNRTPARTKALVEDFGHEGDFVPAETAEQFVAALERPRRLMIMVQAGTATDAVIDEFAALLEPGDMIIDGGNAHFADTRRRELALRGLGIHFVGVGVSGGEEGALNGPSIMPGGSVAAYSALGPMFETISAKVDGEPCVTHVGTDGAGHFVKMVHNGIEYADMQLIGEAYHLLREVGGYEPARIAEVFRQWNKGRLDSYLMEITAEVLAHTDASTGRPFVDVVADAAGQKGTGRWTVRTALELGSPVTAIAQATFARAASGQRALRAAYRELPGGTSWSLTAYESERFACLVEHALYASKLIAYDQGWKMILDASAEYGWDIDLGAIAKIWRGGCIVRAAFLDRVRAAYAADPCRVTLLTEEGFAGEIADAQVPWREVVATAARHGVPVPAFSAALSYYDTLRTERLPAALTQGQRDYFGAHTYRRTDREGRFHTLWERADRSETEVI; from the coding sequence ATGAAGGCGACCGCGCAGATCGGCGTCACCGGCCTTGCGGTGATGGGCCGGAATCTGGCCCGGAACTTCGCCCGGCACGGTTACACCGTGGCCCTCCACAATCGGACCCCCGCCAGGACCAAGGCGCTGGTCGAGGACTTCGGGCACGAGGGCGACTTCGTGCCGGCCGAGACGGCCGAGCAGTTCGTGGCGGCCCTGGAACGCCCCCGGCGGCTCATGATCATGGTGCAGGCCGGGACGGCCACGGACGCGGTGATCGACGAGTTCGCCGCGCTCCTGGAGCCCGGCGACATGATCATCGACGGCGGCAACGCCCACTTCGCCGACACCCGCCGCCGGGAACTGGCCCTGCGCGGGCTCGGAATCCACTTCGTGGGGGTGGGGGTCTCGGGCGGCGAGGAGGGCGCGCTGAACGGGCCGAGCATCATGCCCGGGGGCTCCGTGGCGGCGTACAGCGCGCTCGGGCCGATGTTCGAGACGATCAGCGCCAAGGTGGACGGCGAGCCCTGTGTCACCCATGTCGGCACGGACGGGGCCGGGCACTTCGTCAAGATGGTGCACAACGGCATCGAGTACGCCGACATGCAGCTGATCGGCGAGGCGTACCACCTGCTGCGCGAGGTCGGCGGCTACGAGCCGGCGCGTATCGCCGAGGTCTTCCGCCAGTGGAACAAGGGGCGCCTCGACTCGTATCTGATGGAGATCACCGCCGAGGTGCTCGCTCACACGGACGCCTCCACGGGCAGACCCTTCGTGGACGTGGTGGCCGACGCCGCCGGGCAGAAGGGCACCGGCCGCTGGACCGTACGGACCGCCCTGGAACTCGGTTCCCCGGTCACCGCCATCGCCCAGGCCACCTTCGCCCGCGCCGCCTCGGGCCAGCGGGCCCTGCGCGCCGCGTATCGCGAGCTGCCCGGGGGCACCAGCTGGAGTCTCACCGCGTACGAGTCGGAGCGCTTCGCCTGCCTGGTCGAGCACGCCCTGTACGCGTCGAAGCTCATCGCCTACGACCAGGGCTGGAAGATGATCCTGGACGCGTCGGCGGAGTACGGCTGGGACATCGACCTCGGCGCGATAGCGAAGATCTGGCGCGGCGGCTGCATCGTCCGCGCCGCCTTCCTCGACCGGGTCCGGGCCGCCTACGCCGCAGATCCCTGCCGGGTCACCCTGCTCACCGAGGAGGGTTTCGCGGGCGAGATCGCCGACGCCCAGGTGCCCTGGCGCGAGGTCGTCGCCACGGCCGCCCGGCACGGCGTTCCGGTCCCGGCCTTCTCCGCCGCCCTGTCGTACTACGACACCCTGCGCACCGAGCGCCTCCCGGCCGCCCTCACCCAGGGCCAGCGCGACTACTTCGGCGCCCACACCTACCGGCGTACCGACCGTGAGGGCCGCTTCCACACGCTCTGGGAGCGGGCGGACCGGAGCGAGACCGAGGTGATCTGA
- a CDS encoding cellulose-binding domain-containing protein has protein sequence MPDLPTPQDAAEAALFSECWDAVLSYADLCTSGASAGTELAAEAFRHGIHAARAADFGARNTGRRIPRLPWIPLLLAAVRSTATSWEETGHGNHLDPDLRLWLNSDKAARYVGPPLRRPLALRALRDMQEPDAALLWLAEVEALPLAVVARRLGLDPESAAEELAQVRVLFRDRCQRNLLDTPMSPDCRRYARLLDAVTRSQGAEVPEDLSRHLATCVECAEAAACLRLYGGIGGLPAALAGGVIGWGGLAYLERRRRAAEAGLLGGRGEAGFNTGLTIGESRPRIGRTAILVAAVIVSALALTVSLMPFDGSGDDAARGGVTDGKPVMDPASVLPSGLTVPAGATPSALPRKSDPAASPAPADKPDTEPQGTATSAARGESSKPSPDESEPASCEAEYDLVNEWPDGFQATIRVTTAKAVDGWRIAWSFRDGQQVGQMWDASFTQDGARVTATAADYNRSVAADGTVSFGFLASWQGSNKEPFDFTLNGSRCTT, from the coding sequence ATGCCAGATCTGCCGACCCCTCAGGACGCCGCCGAAGCAGCGCTGTTCTCCGAGTGCTGGGACGCGGTCCTCTCGTACGCCGACCTGTGCACGTCCGGCGCGTCCGCCGGCACCGAACTGGCCGCCGAGGCGTTCAGGCACGGTATCCACGCGGCCCGGGCCGCCGACTTCGGCGCCCGCAACACCGGACGCCGCATACCCCGCCTGCCCTGGATACCCCTCCTGCTGGCGGCGGTTCGCAGCACTGCCACGTCCTGGGAGGAGACCGGGCACGGCAACCATCTCGACCCCGACCTGCGGCTGTGGCTCAACTCCGACAAGGCCGCCCGGTACGTGGGACCCCCGCTGCGCCGCCCGCTCGCGCTGCGCGCCCTGCGCGACATGCAGGAACCGGACGCCGCCCTGCTCTGGCTCGCCGAGGTGGAGGCGCTGCCGCTGGCCGTCGTGGCCCGCCGGCTCGGCCTCGACCCGGAGAGCGCCGCCGAGGAACTCGCCCAGGTACGCGTCCTGTTCAGGGACCGCTGCCAGCGCAACCTCCTCGACACCCCGATGAGCCCCGACTGCCGCCGCTACGCCCGGCTGCTCGACGCGGTCACCCGCTCGCAGGGCGCCGAGGTCCCCGAGGACCTCTCCCGGCACCTCGCGACCTGCGTGGAGTGCGCCGAGGCCGCCGCCTGCCTCCGGCTGTACGGCGGGATCGGCGGGCTGCCGGCCGCGCTCGCCGGCGGCGTCATCGGCTGGGGCGGGCTCGCCTACCTGGAACGGCGCCGCCGCGCGGCCGAGGCGGGCCTGCTCGGCGGACGCGGCGAGGCCGGCTTCAACACCGGTCTCACCATCGGCGAGTCGCGCCCGCGCATCGGCCGTACGGCGATCCTGGTCGCGGCCGTCATCGTCTCCGCGCTCGCGCTCACGGTCTCGCTGATGCCGTTCGACGGCTCCGGCGACGACGCCGCGCGGGGCGGCGTGACCGACGGCAAGCCCGTGATGGACCCGGCGTCCGTCCTGCCGTCCGGCCTCACCGTCCCGGCGGGTGCCACCCCGTCCGCGCTCCCCCGGAAGTCCGACCCGGCCGCGTCCCCGGCACCGGCCGACAAGCCCGACACGGAGCCCCAGGGCACGGCCACGTCCGCCGCGCGGGGCGAGAGCTCGAAACCGAGTCCCGACGAGAGCGAACCGGCGTCCTGCGAGGCCGAGTACGACCTCGTCAACGAGTGGCCCGACGGTTTCCAGGCCACCATCAGGGTCACCACCGCGAAGGCCGTCGACGGCTGGCGCATCGCCTGGAGCTTCCGCGACGGCCAGCAGGTCGGCCAGATGTGGGACGCGAGCTTCACTCAGGACGGAGCCCGCGTCACGGCCACGGCCGCCGACTACAACAGGTCCGTCGCGGCCGACGGCACGGTCTCCTTCGGCTTCCTCGCCAGCTGGCAGGGCAGCAACAAGGAGCCGTTCGACTTCACCCTGAACGGCAGCCGCTGCACGACCTGA
- a CDS encoding radical SAM protein codes for MGSRTALVEDLMERFPHVPREAVFKEDLLRGGVAFDPSALSDNESGDVKPKSYFIFSFDHGTLPELGEAALRRPPEEIILTGGPYDLRRTVVSVRVNPASPYRVAPDEGGVLGLYLDGKRISDVGVPPMPEYYRHTLSNGKSVMEVAPTIQWGYLIYLTVFRVCQYFGAKEECQYCDINHNWRQHKAAGRPYTGVKDVDEVLEALEIINRYDTNKTSTAYTLTGGAITSKLQGRDEADFYGMYAKAIEEHFPGRWIGKVVAQALPKDDVRRFKDYGVQIYHPNYEVWDRNLFELYCPGKERYVGRDEWHKRILDSADVFGARNVIPNFVAGVEMAAPSGFTTVDEAIASTTEGLRFFMSHGITPRFTTWCPEPTTPLGKANPQGAPLEYHIRLLEAYRATMDEFGLDSPPGYGEPGPGRAVFSVSSFMDSLPAREPASKT; via the coding sequence ATGGGCAGCCGCACCGCGCTGGTCGAGGATCTGATGGAGCGCTTTCCGCATGTCCCGCGGGAAGCCGTCTTCAAAGAGGACCTGCTCAGGGGTGGTGTGGCCTTCGATCCGTCCGCGCTCAGCGACAACGAGAGCGGCGACGTCAAGCCGAAGTCGTACTTCATCTTCTCCTTCGACCACGGCACCCTCCCCGAGCTGGGCGAGGCCGCGCTGCGCCGCCCGCCGGAGGAGATCATCCTCACCGGCGGCCCCTACGACCTGCGCCGGACCGTCGTGTCGGTGCGGGTGAACCCCGCCTCGCCCTACCGGGTGGCCCCCGACGAGGGCGGCGTCCTCGGCCTCTACCTGGACGGGAAGCGGATCTCCGACGTCGGGGTCCCGCCGATGCCCGAGTACTACCGCCACACCCTCTCCAACGGGAAGTCCGTCATGGAGGTGGCCCCGACCATCCAGTGGGGCTATCTGATCTATCTGACCGTCTTCCGGGTCTGCCAGTACTTCGGCGCCAAGGAGGAGTGCCAGTACTGCGACATCAACCACAACTGGCGCCAGCACAAGGCGGCCGGCCGGCCCTACACGGGCGTCAAGGACGTCGACGAGGTCCTTGAGGCGCTGGAGATCATCAACCGGTACGACACCAACAAGACCTCCACCGCCTACACGCTCACCGGCGGTGCGATCACCTCGAAGCTCCAGGGCCGCGACGAGGCCGACTTCTACGGCATGTACGCGAAGGCCATCGAGGAGCACTTCCCGGGCCGCTGGATCGGCAAGGTCGTCGCCCAGGCGCTGCCGAAGGACGACGTCCGGCGTTTCAAGGACTACGGCGTGCAGATCTACCACCCCAACTACGAGGTGTGGGACCGCAACCTCTTCGAGCTGTACTGCCCCGGCAAGGAGCGTTACGTGGGCCGCGACGAGTGGCACAAGCGCATCCTCGACTCGGCGGACGTCTTCGGCGCGCGCAACGTCATCCCCAACTTCGTGGCCGGTGTGGAGATGGCCGCGCCGTCCGGGTTCACGACGGTCGACGAGGCCATCGCCTCCACCACCGAGGGCCTGCGCTTCTTCATGTCGCACGGCATCACGCCCCGCTTCACCACCTGGTGCCCCGAGCCCACCACCCCGCTCGGCAAGGCCAACCCCCAGGGCGCGCCGCTGGAGTACCACATCCGCCTGCTGGAGGCCTACCGCGCCACGATGGACGAGTTCGGCCTCGACTCGCCCCCCGGCTACGGCGAACCCGGCCCCGGCCGAGCGGTATTCTCGGTCAGCTCCTTCATGGACAGCCTGCCGGCCCGCGAGCCCGCGTCGAAGACGTGA